The window GCTTAGAAGCAGCCACCATTTAAAGAGTGCGTAATAGCTCACTGGTCGAGTGATTCTGCGCCGAAAATGTACCGGGGCTAAACGTATCACCGAAGCTGCGGGTGGACACCTTCGGGTGTCCGCGGTAGGAGAGCGTTCTAAGGGCAGAGAAGCCAGACCGGAAGGACTGGTGGAGCGCTTAGAAGTGAGAATGCCGGTATGAGTAGCGAAAGAAGGGTGAGAATCCCTTCCACCGAATGCCTAAGGTTTCCTGAGGAAGGCTCGTCCTCTCAGGGTTAGTCGGGACCTAAGCCGAGGCCGACAGGCGTAGGCGATGGACAACAGGTTGATATTCCTGTACCACCTCTTTTCCGTTTGAGCGATGGGGGGACGCAGGAGGATAGGGTAAGCGCACTGCTGGATGTGCGTCCAAGCAGTAAGAGGGGCAGCGAGGCAAATCCCGTTGCCACTAACCTCAAGCTGTGACGGCGAGGGAAATATAGTACCGAAGTTCCTGATTCCACACTGCCAAGAAAAGCCTCTAGCGAGGAAAAAGGTGCCCGTACCGCAAACCGACACAGGTAGGCGAGGAGAGAATCCTAAGGTGTGCGAGAGAACTCTCGTTAAGGAACTCGGCAAAATGACCCCGTAACTTCGGGAGAAGGGGTGCTTTTTGGGGTGCATAGCCCCGAGAAGCCGCAGTGAATAGGCCCAGGCGACTGTTTAGCAAAAACACAGGTCTCTGCGAAGCCGTAAGGCGAAGTATAGGGGCTGACGCCTGCCCGGTGCTGGAAGGTTAAGGGGAGCGCTTAAAGCTTTGCTTGAAGGTGCGAACCGAAGCCCCAGTAAACGGCGGCCGTAACTATAACGGTCCTAAGGTAGCGAAATTCCTTGTCAGGTAAGTTCTGACCCGCACGAAAGGCGTAACGATCTGGGCACTGTCTCAACGAGAGACTCGGTGAAATTATAGTACCTGTGAAGATGCAGGTTACCCGCGACAGGACGGAAAGACCCCGTGGAGCTTTACTGCAGCCTGATATTGAATTTTGGTACAGCTTGTACAGGATAGGTAGGAGCCTTGGAAACCGGAGCGCCAGCTTCGGTGGAGGCGCCGGTGGGATACTACCCTGGCTGTACTGAAATTCTAACCCGCACCCCTGATCGGGGTGGGAGACAGTGTCAGGTGGGCAGTTTGACTGGGGCGGTCGCCTCCTAAAAGGTAACGGAGGCGCCCAAAGGTTCCCTCAGAATGGTTGGAAATCATTCGCAGAGTGCAAAGGCAGAAGGGAGCTTGACTGCGAGACCTACAAGTCGAGCAGGGACGAAAGTCGGGCTTAGTGATCCGGTGGTTCCGTATGGAAGGGCCATCGCTCAACGGATAAAAGCTACCCCGGGGATAACAGGCTTATCTCCCCCAAGAGTCCACATCGACGGGGAGGTTTGGCACCTCGATGTCGGCTCATCGCATCCTGGGGCTGTAGTCGGTCCCAAGGGTTGGGCTGTTCGCCCATTAAAGCGGTACGCGAGCTGGGTTCAGAACGTCGTGAGACAGTTCGGTCCCTATCCGTCGCGGGCGCAGGAAATTTGAGAGGAGCTGTCCTTAGTACGAGAGGACCGGGATGGACGCACCGCTGGTGTACCAGTTGTCTCGCCAGAGGCATCGCTGGGTAGCTATGTGCGGAAGGGATAAGTGCTGAAAGCATCTAAGCATGAAGCCCCCCTCAAGATGAGATTTCCCATTTCTTCGGAAAGTAAGATCCCTGAAAGATGATCAGGTAGATAGGTCCGAGGTGGAAGCGTGGTGACACGTGGAGCTGACGGATACTAATCGATCGAGGACTTAACCAAAAGAAAGCGCGAAATCGGTGAAACTGCTTCTTCTATCTAGTTTTGAAGGAACAATCGTTCCGACAACTACATACCGTCTGGTGGCGATGGCGAAGAGGTCACACCCGTTCCCATCCCGAACACGGAAGTTAAGCTCTTCAGCGCCGATGGTAGTGAGGGGTTTCCCCTTGCGAGAGTAGGACGCTGCCAGGCAAACAATAACCCGACGAGAAAAAATATTTTATCTCGTCGGGTTTTCTCTATTTTGGGACCTTCTTTCTAAAGCAAGCGGTTCTTTTACGCTTGTTTCAGAAAGTTATGGGAGATGGCAGCCAGCCCCATATTCGATGTTCACTTTGGTCAGCCCATGCAAAATCTCGGAACGACCGATTAGCTTTGATGAATGAAGTATCCAAGATTGAATAGGTTTTCTGTCCCGATCTGAACAATTGTAACCGGCTTCAGCAGTCCGTTTTTCATATGATCTTCTTTCATCCGCATAAATGGAAAAGGTGATTTTTTTGCATTTGTCTAAGTTACATTTTACTGCGATGATCGCGAAATTGGCGAGACTCCTGCGAGAAAAGCGAGCCAGGCGAGACCCCGCAGCGAGGAACGAGCGAGGAGGCTCGCGGATCGCCCGCGGAAAGCGAGTGAATTTCGCGATCATCAAAAAGGCGGTGCCCTTGGGTCATTTTGCCTTGGCTGCCAGTCTGTTCATTCATAGCGAGCGGGAAAAAGTTCTAATTCTGCTTGTTCCTTCATAAAAGTATAAAGAGACGGTTCGATAATAAGGGGGAACATCGATGGTCTATCGTTTACTGGCGGTAAACATAGATGGAACAATACTTCAGGACAATGGCCGTTTAAATAAGATGACGAAAGAGGCAATTGAATATGCGCAAGAAAAAGGAATTTATATTTGTTTAGTATCGGGAAGACATTATCCTTCCGTAAAAAAAGTCGCTAAATCGCTGAAAGTAGACAGCTGTTTAATTGCTCATCAAGGAGCTTTTGTAGCAAAGCAACTCGATAAACCAATCTTATTGAAACGAATTCAAGAAGATATTACGTATGAACTCACCCGTTTTTTAGAATCCTTTCATTGTCGTATTTGCTTATCACACGAAAAATTTTCTGTCAGCAATAAAATGGATTTGCCCGATTCTCTAGTTGGAAGAACGGTTTGGCAGCGCACGAATAATCGTATGCTATACCCTCAATACTTTGTGGAGTCTGTAAGCGACTATTTGGAAAAAGAGCCGGTCTCTCCTCCCAAAATGGAAATCATTTTTCAGAATCCTAGAGATTTGGAAGATGCAAAAAAAGCAATAGAAGGCATGTATGATGAAGTGGCTGTCATCCGCACGGATCAAAACCGTTTCGATATTGTCCCAAGTGGGGTATCAAAGTTTCAAGGACTGGTGTACTTATGCGAAAGAATAAATGTTTCGCTAAAAGAAGTGGTCATGATAGGGTCCGGCATCGACGACTTGCCTCTCTTGCACAATGCAGGTCTTGGGGTCGCCATGGGCAATGCTCCTGATCATGTAAAAGAAGCTGCTGATTGGGTGACAAGATCCAATCAGGAAAATGGGGTATCTTATGTCGTAAAAGAGTTATTTAGGAGACAGCGGCCGATCCGATTTTTAGAAAAAATGGATCACTTAAAATAAGTCGCATCTTTCATCGCCCTTGTTTCGACAAAGGGCGTTCTTTTTTATGGTTAATAGTATATGGGAATTATTCGAGATTTTTCAAATAGGGAAATATGGATTTGTTC of the Bacillus smithii genome contains:
- a CDS encoding Cof-type HAD-IIB family hydrolase, coding for MVYRLLAVNIDGTILQDNGRLNKMTKEAIEYAQEKGIYICLVSGRHYPSVKKVAKSLKVDSCLIAHQGAFVAKQLDKPILLKRIQEDITYELTRFLESFHCRICLSHEKFSVSNKMDLPDSLVGRTVWQRTNNRMLYPQYFVESVSDYLEKEPVSPPKMEIIFQNPRDLEDAKKAIEGMYDEVAVIRTDQNRFDIVPSGVSKFQGLVYLCERINVSLKEVVMIGSGIDDLPLLHNAGLGVAMGNAPDHVKEAADWVTRSNQENGVSYVVKELFRRQRPIRFLEKMDHLK